In Tachysurus vachellii isolate PV-2020 chromosome 12, HZAU_Pvac_v1, whole genome shotgun sequence, the following are encoded in one genomic region:
- the LOC132854927 gene encoding uncharacterized protein LOC132854927 has product MTKNDVDGETVDCGLTEAMVGYLFDGSFKKQLKFQQFVRHYKENETIVVLEPVPVKVAQSTAELQPHPSTDPSVEAAHRGLPIVTVIPTFPKDVQVRLDIKEPCHTVPKVRSKIIRTLYETMAEYTLYPTNAEYIQGAKALIVKYPFLRDKEGNGYHTWYMSLKRKFKAERAPLVSDSEVRKEKFGHTKQSRSTSASASSCRKPARETCVGEDSTFVEVHVNVLQSEYQKKHPDISTVKDRMARAFSWRRREIMEGMSVEDVVKKYPYLRTPNGFFDEIDRIHPSPSSFCHRFREGFARVLPNVLKLATAKSPLAKQYTETRQDALAEDLPGIDLRAGLIFLPFIFREKIEHYITMKEEDPATPFPTIQLMENDWKMAIIGRGHSVVKVDGMVVCQCTSLDEAFMTAFCMYFTFNITYPPHLKNTLTFLQRSIVNIVEEGDKPLPVTLLRMINLLY; this is encoded by the exons ATGACAA AAAATGACGTAGATGGAGAAACAGTGGATTGTGGACTCACTGAAGCCATGGTTGGCTACCTGTTTGATGGTTCCTTCAAAAAGCAACTAAAATTTCAACAGTTTGTACGCCATTACAAGGAGAATGAGACCATTGTTGTACTGGAGCCAGTACCAGTTAAAGTCGCTCAGTCTACGGCAGAACTCCAGCCTCATCCTTCCACTGATCCAAG TGTTGAAGCAGCTCACAGGGGACTACCTATTGTGACTGTCATTCCAACCTTTCCCAAAGATGTCCAGGTGAGACTTGACATCAAGGAACCATGTCACACAGTGCCAAAAGTACGCAGCAAAATAATAAGAACGCTGTATGAAACGATGGCAGAATACACTTT GTATCCAACTAATGCAGAGTATATTCAAGGTGCCAAGGCACTGATAGTGAAATACCCTTTCCTGAGGGATAAGGAGGGAAATGGCTAT caCACCTGGTACATGTCTTTAAAGCGAAAATTTAAAGCAGAACGTGCACCACTTGTCAGCGACAGTGAAGTAAGAAAGGAGAAGTTTGGCCATACAAAGCAGTCCAGATCCACCAGTGCATCTGCGAGCTCGTGTCGAAAGCCAGCTAGG GAAACTTGTGTTGGGGAGGATTCAACGTTTGTTGAGGTCCATGTGAACGTTCTACAAAGTGAGTATCAGAAGAAACATCCAGACATCTCGACTGTCAAAGACCGCATGGCACGAGCATTCTCCTGGAGACGTCGAGAAATCATGGAAGGAATGTCTGTGGAGGATGTAGTCAAAAAGTACCCATACTTAAGAACGCCTAATGGA TTTTTTGATGAGATTGACCGAATCCATCCCTCACCAAGCAGCTTCTGTCATCGCTTCAGAGAGGGCTTTGCTAGAGTTCTGCCAAATGTGCTGAAACTTGCCACAGCAAAATCCCCCCTAGCAAAACAGTACACTGAAACAAGACAGGATGCCCTGGCTGAAGATCTACCAG GAATTGACTTAAGGGCTGGGCTTATCTTCTTGCCATTCATCTTCAGAGAAAAGATTGAACACTACATTACTATGAAAGAA GAGGACCCTGCTACCCCCTTTCCAACCATTCAACTGATGGAGAATGATTGGAAGATGGCAATCATTGGAAGAGGGCACAGCGTGGTGAAGGTGGATGGCATGGTTGTGTGCCAGTGCACCAGCCTAGACGAGGCCTTCATGACTGCCTtctgtatgtattttacttttaacatcACATATCCACCACACCTGAAGAACACTCTCACTTTTCTTCAGAGGAGCATTGTCAACATCGTGGAGGAGGGAGACAAGCCACTGCCAGTCACTTTACTAAGGATGATAAACCTTTTATATTAA